TGGAAAGAACTTCGGGAACGAGGGGAGTCCTGTACCCTTGAGGAGGTCCTCGAGGAGGTCCGCCGTCGGGACCGGATCGATTCGGAGCGGGAGGTGGCGCCGCTGCGAGCGGCGCCCGATGCGGTGATCCTGGATACGGACGGTCTTTCGATTGAAGAAGTGGTACAGCGCCTCCTCGATATGATCGCCGCACGACGAAACACGTGAGGTCCTCTCCATGAAAACCATCAAGTATTTTCTCGTTCGTTTTTTCTGCAAGCTCTATCTTCTCCTGTATCATCGGTGCAGTGTTTCGGGTCTCGAGGGTGTGCCGCAGAGGCGACCTCTCATCATCGCTTCGAATCACTGCAGTCATCTCGATCCGATCGCCGTCGGCGTTTCCTATCCGGAAAGGCTCCGGTTTCTCGCGAAGGAGGAACTTTTTCGGGTTCCCTTCATCGGTTTCGTCGTCTCCGCCGTGGGAGCGGTTCCGGTGGCGAGGGAGGACAGCCAGCGTGCGGGGGTCGTGTTGAAAATTCTTCTGGAGCTTCTCGAGGCCGGAGAAAGTGTGGTCCTCTTTCCCGAAGGCCACCGTTCCAAGGATGGTCGGCTGCAGAAATTGGAGGGCGGTGTGGCATTGCTTGCGAGCAGGACCATGACGCCGGTGCTTCCCGTCTTCGTGGACGGGGGATTTCATGCTATGCCCCCCGGAGCGGGATTCCCCAGACCGGGCAAGCTCAGGGTCGTGTACGGAGAGACGATCTATCCCGATCAGGCGCCGGAGGGGTGTTCCGAGAAGGAGCGGCGTCAGTGGATACTGGAGGAGCTCGAGCGGCGCCTGCGCTCCATGGAGGCGGATTCCCGTGCCGGAGGATAGTTCCCTCTCCAAGCGGAGAGCGCTCACAGTCTTTCTCGAACGCCCCGGAGAAGAAGATCTGCGAGTGCTTCTCGAAAAAGAACTCCAACTTCTCCTGGAAAATGTGGGAATCAGCGTGGTGGGAACGGTGGTCCAGAGGCGAGCGGCTCCCGATCCCGCCTTTTTTATCGGTCAGGGGAAAGCGGAGGAGGCGGCACTGATGGCGCGCTCTCTTGATGCGGGTGTCCTCGTCTTCGACGATGCTCTCACGCCCGGTCAGGTGCTCAACCTGAAGAAGCGAACCGGTCTGGAGATCCAGGACCGTCCCGGCGTCATCGTCACGATCTTTCAGGCCAGGGCGCACACCGCGGAGGCGAAACTTCAGGTGGAACTCGCCCGGTGCCGTTACGAGGTTCCCCTTCTGAAGGGGCTTGGACAGCAGATGTCCCGGACGGGTGGAGGCATCGGGACCAGGGGTCCCGGAGAGACGGAATTCGAGCGGCATCGACGCAAACTGGAGAGGCGCATTCGGGATATCGACAAAAAACTCCAAGTGGTGCGGCAGCGCCGGGAATATCAGCGGAAACGACGTTCCCGCTCCGGATTTCCCACAGTCGCCCTTGTGGGATACACGAACAGTGGAAAGTCTACCTTGTTACGAACTCTTTCTGGAGATGGTTCCATTCTCGCTCGGGATCAGCTTTTTTCCACCCTGGACACGGCGGTGCGTCGCGTGACGCTCCCCGGAGGGCGGGAAATCCTGATGGCAGATACGGTGGGATTCATTCGGAAGCTGCCACCGGCGTTGGTGGCAGCGTTTCGTGCGACCCTCGAAGAAGTTGCATCGGCGGATCTTGTGCTGCTCGTACTGGAGGTGGCTTCCCCGGACGTGACGGAGACGCTCCAGACGGTACAGCAGATGCTCTTCGACATCGGCGCTGGAACGGTGCCCAGAATACTGGTGCTCAACAAGGTCGACCTCGTCGATTCCGTGTTTTTGGAAAGAATTCAGGAGAGGCTTGTCGGAGCAGGAGAGACGGTGGTTTCCGTGAGCGCTCTCCGGGGAGACGGTCTCGACGTTCTTCTCCGAAGGATTGCTGCACGTTTGAACGAGAAGCCCTGGGAGGAGAGTGTGTAGTGTGCTGCGCAGCATGACAGGATTCGGGCGTGCCCAATGCGAGGGGGAATGGGGATCCCTTGCCGTCGAAATATCCAGCGTCAATCATCGGTTCCAGGAAGTGAGCGTTCGCCTTCCCCGGGAAGTGGCGCATGCCGAACATGCGCTGCAACAAAGGGTACGTCAGGCGTTCCGCCGGGGGAAAGCCCAGCTTCGCGTGGAGCTTCGCCTCGCCTTGACCGCAAAGAGCGCCCTCGTCAACGAGGAGGTTTTCGAAGTCTACGTCCGCAAGATTAATGCTTTGCGCACGTCTCTGGACCTTCCTGGGGAGTTTCGCTGGGAGAGCCTTCTCGCCCTTCCCGGTGTTGTGGGTAGCGCGGTGGATTCTCAGGACACTTCGGACGAGGCCATCCAGGAAGCCCTGCGTTCCACCCTCGACGATGCCCTTGCACAATGGAATGCCATGCGACGAACCGAGGGCGAACACCTCGAGGAGGATGTGAGGGGCCATTTGCGCCTCTTCGAGGAACGGATTGATCTCATCGAGCGACGCTGGCCGGAAATGAGGGACAATGCCTTCCGGTCCATGGTGGAGCGGGTGACGCTCCTTGCGGTGGAGTGTGGTCCTCTTCCCGATCAGGGACGTTTGCTTCAGGAGATGGCTCTTCTCTCCGATCGATGGGACATCGCCGAAGAGATCTCCCGCTCCCGAAGCCACCTCGAAAAATTTCGGCAGATTCTCGATGGCGAGGAGGGGAGCGGCAAGAAGCTCGACTTCCTCCTGCAGGAAATGAACAGAGAGATCAACACCATTGCGTCCAAGGTCGCGGACGCGGAGTTGCGATGGGTTGCGGTCGAGGCGAAGAGTGATCTCGAGCGCCTGAGAGAACAGATTCAGAACGCGGAGTGAGAGACATGGGATATCGTCTGGTTCACATCGGTTTCGGCAATATGGTGGTGGGTGAACGCATTGTCGGCATCATCAGTCCCGCCTCCGCCCCGATCAAGCGTCTAAAAGAGGAAGCGAGAGAAGCGGGCAGGCTCGTTGACGCCACGCAGGGGAGAAAGACCCGGGCGGTCATCGTGACGGACAGCAATCATGTGATCCTGTCCGCGCTTCAGCCAGAAACCCTCTCCCATCGCTTCGAAGTGGGAGGGGACGATGGCGAGGAGGAATAGAGGGATACTTTTCGTCATCTCCGGGCCGAGCGGCGCCGGAAAGGGAACCCTTCGGAAAATCCTTTTCGACCGGGTTCCCGGACTTGCCTATTCCGTCTCCTGCACGACACGACATCCCCGAGAAGGCGAGCGGGACGGCATCGACTACTGGTTCGTCACGGAAGAGGCGTTCAACCGAGCCCGCGATCGCGGAGAATTTCTCGAGTGGGCTTTAGTGCACGACCATCACTACGGAACCCGTGCCGAGGATGTGCGACGCGAGCTGGAGCGTGGTCGCGACGTGGTGCTCGAGATCGACGTTCAGGGGGCGCTTTCCATACGTGACGCCTGTCCGGATGCGGTGCTCATCTTCATCGCTCCCCCCTCTGTGGATGAGCTTTCCGATCGACTCCGGGAGCGGGGTACCGAGACGCCCGAAGACCTTTCCCTTCGCTTGAGAAACGCCATGACGGAGATGGAAATGGCCTCGAAGTACGATCACGTGATTTTGAACGACAATGTCGAACGTGCTGCGGAGGAACTCATTGCTCTCGTGGAGAGTTACAGAAATTCCAAGGAGGTTCAGTCATGATTTTTTGCGATTTGGACGAGCTTTTCAGTAAATTGCCCATCGAGAACAAATACCTGCTCACTCGCGTCCTCGCCCAGCGGGCGAGACAACTCAGCGAGAGCAAGGGACGCAATATTCTGGAGGAGTCAGGAGAGAAGTACATCTCTTCGGCTATACGGGAGCTCGCTGCGGGCTCGCTTGTTCTTTCCTTTTCTCCCGAGGAGGAAAGCGCACCTCGGAGCGCCGACAAGTCGCCGTCCGCCTGAGACGGCACGGGAGCGTTCGACTGCGTGAAGGGGGCGAGGTCGTGACGGCGTGGAAAGAGAAGCGGCGGATTCTTCTCGGGGTGAGCGGGGGCATTTCCGCCTACAAAGTCCCGGATTTCGTTCGTGC
Above is a genomic segment from Aminiphilus circumscriptus DSM 16581 containing:
- a CDS encoding lysophospholipid acyltransferase family protein, with translation MKTIKYFLVRFFCKLYLLLYHRCSVSGLEGVPQRRPLIIASNHCSHLDPIAVGVSYPERLRFLAKEELFRVPFIGFVVSAVGAVPVAREDSQRAGVVLKILLELLEAGESVVLFPEGHRSKDGRLQKLEGGVALLASRTMTPVLPVFVDGGFHAMPPGAGFPRPGKLRVVYGETIYPDQAPEGCSEKERRQWILEELERRLRSMEADSRAGG
- the hflX gene encoding GTPase HflX; this encodes MPEDSSLSKRRALTVFLERPGEEDLRVLLEKELQLLLENVGISVVGTVVQRRAAPDPAFFIGQGKAEEAALMARSLDAGVLVFDDALTPGQVLNLKKRTGLEIQDRPGVIVTIFQARAHTAEAKLQVELARCRYEVPLLKGLGQQMSRTGGGIGTRGPGETEFERHRRKLERRIRDIDKKLQVVRQRREYQRKRRSRSGFPTVALVGYTNSGKSTLLRTLSGDGSILARDQLFSTLDTAVRRVTLPGGREILMADTVGFIRKLPPALVAAFRATLEEVASADLVLLVLEVASPDVTETLQTVQQMLFDIGAGTVPRILVLNKVDLVDSVFLERIQERLVGAGETVVSVSALRGDGLDVLLRRIAARLNEKPWEESV
- a CDS encoding YicC/YloC family endoribonuclease translates to MLRSMTGFGRAQCEGEWGSLAVEISSVNHRFQEVSVRLPREVAHAEHALQQRVRQAFRRGKAQLRVELRLALTAKSALVNEEVFEVYVRKINALRTSLDLPGEFRWESLLALPGVVGSAVDSQDTSDEAIQEALRSTLDDALAQWNAMRRTEGEHLEEDVRGHLRLFEERIDLIERRWPEMRDNAFRSMVERVTLLAVECGPLPDQGRLLQEMALLSDRWDIAEEISRSRSHLEKFRQILDGEEGSGKKLDFLLQEMNREINTIASKVADAELRWVAVEAKSDLERLREQIQNAE
- a CDS encoding DUF370 domain-containing protein; amino-acid sequence: MGYRLVHIGFGNMVVGERIVGIISPASAPIKRLKEEAREAGRLVDATQGRKTRAVIVTDSNHVILSALQPETLSHRFEVGGDDGEEE
- the gmk gene encoding guanylate kinase; this translates as MARRNRGILFVISGPSGAGKGTLRKILFDRVPGLAYSVSCTTRHPREGERDGIDYWFVTEEAFNRARDRGEFLEWALVHDHHYGTRAEDVRRELERGRDVVLEIDVQGALSIRDACPDAVLIFIAPPSVDELSDRLRERGTETPEDLSLRLRNAMTEMEMASKYDHVILNDNVERAAEELIALVESYRNSKEVQS
- the rpoZ gene encoding DNA-directed RNA polymerase subunit omega, producing the protein MIFCDLDELFSKLPIENKYLLTRVLAQRARQLSESKGRNILEESGEKYISSAIRELAAGSLVLSFSPEEESAPRSADKSPSA